The nucleotide sequence GCCCGGAGCGGGCGCCCGCCGCCCCAGGTCCGTGCTGTCGCACTGCGTCGTTTGAAAGCATTTCTTCGAAACGCATTTTCCAACTCAACGGATCATGCCTGCGGCGACTGTTTGCTGAATGGACTGCCCGGTGGGCGCCCGTCCATTCAGGTCCGGTGGACCGAGTCGGTGAACGACTCGCCATCTCCGCGCTGTCGCGCTGCGTCATTACACTCGACGGTGTCATCGGATCATGCCCGCTGCCACCGTCTCATTTGAAAATTCGTCGACGAGGATGACGCTGCCGGTGATGCGGTTTTTGCGGTAGGAATCGTAGAAGAGGGGGGCGGAGGTGCGCAGCGTGACGCGGGCGATGTCGTTTAAGCCGACCGTCTTGTCGTCTTCGTGTTTGTGGAGGGTGTTGACGTCGACTTTGTAGTGCACGTCACGGACCACGGCGCGGCATTCCTTGCTGGTGTGGCGCAGCAAGTATTTGCCGCGTGGTTGCAGGGTTTTCTTTTCGGAAAACCAGCAGATCATCAGGTCGATATCCTGACCGACCTCCGGCTGATTGTTGGGCTTGGCCAACATGTCACCGCGGCTGAGATCGATTTCGCGATCCAAGGTGATGGTCACAGAATGGGGGCTGAATGCTTCGGCGCGCTCGCCGTCGTGAGTGTGGATCGCTTTGACCTTGGCGTTGAATCCACTGGGCAGAACGGTGACATCGTCACCCGGCTTGAAGACCCCACTGGCGACGCGGCCGGCGAAACCACGGAAGTCATGCCACTCGTCCGAGTGGGGACGGATCACGTATTGCACCGGAAAACGGGGATCAACGTGGTTGACGTCGGTGCCGATGTAAACGGTCTCGAGATGATAGAGTAGGGACGCGCCTTGATACCAGGGGGTATTGGCGGACTTCGAGACCACATTGTCACCATGGAGAGCGCTGATGGGAATGAAGGTGATTTCGGGCACATCAAGCCGACTGGCGAAGTCCTTGTAGGCGGTGACGATTTCGTTGAACCGGTCCTGGCTCCAGTCGACCAAGTCCATTTTGTTCACGGCCACGGTGATGTGTTTGATGCCCAACAGCGAAGAGATGAACGAGTGTCGGCAGGTTTGCTCGATGACGCCCTTCCGGGCGTCGACAAGGATGATGGCGAGATTGGCCGTCGACGCG is from Synoicihabitans lomoniglobus and encodes:
- the cysN gene encoding sulfate adenylyltransferase subunit CysN — protein: MELLRFTTAGSVDDGKSTLIGRLMYDTKTIFEDQLDSIERTSKQRGDGHLDLALLTDGLRAEREQGITIDVAYRYFATPRRKFIISDTPGHTQYTRNMVTGASTANLAIILVDARKGVIEQTCRHSFISSLLGIKHITVAVNKMDLVDWSQDRFNEIVTAYKDFASRLDVPEITFIPISALHGDNVVSKSANTPWYQGASLLYHLETVYIGTDVNHVDPRFPVQYVIRPHSDEWHDFRGFAGRVASGVFKPGDDVTVLPSGFNAKVKAIHTHDGERAEAFSPHSVTITLDREIDLSRGDMLAKPNNQPEVGQDIDLMICWFSEKKTLQPRGKYLLRHTSKECRAVVRDVHYKVDVNTLHKHEDDKTVGLNDIARVTLRTSAPLFYDSYRKNRITGSVILVDEFSNETVAAGMIR